A DNA window from Flavisolibacter ginsenosidimutans contains the following coding sequences:
- a CDS encoding geranylgeranylglycerol-phosphate geranylgeranyltransferase, translating to MNLLLPFLRLIRWPNLVFIALTQALFYFCIYLPLYHQPQTAKAVLLMLASVFIAAAGYIINDYFDVNIDRINKPEKNVVDRAIHRRWAIIWHLVLSLAGLVLTACAVRLHYWYLIVANLGCVALLWFYSTSFKRQLLVGNLVISLLTAWTILVFFFAFSNPSHAFNTPDPLSVKFFRLAFLYAGFAFVISLVREAIKDMEDLEGDARYGCKTLPVVAGIRTTKTYTAVWLVVLVATLTVLQFYVLQFGWWPSVVYAFLRVILPLLLTLKKLRSATSKEDYAALSKQTKNIMLSGILSMIFFAIYF from the coding sequence ATGAATCTTCTTCTTCCGTTTTTGCGATTGATTCGCTGGCCCAATCTGGTTTTCATTGCGCTTACGCAGGCACTTTTTTATTTCTGCATTTATCTGCCACTTTATCATCAGCCGCAAACCGCAAAGGCCGTGCTGCTCATGCTGGCGTCGGTTTTTATTGCCGCAGCAGGCTATATCATAAACGATTATTTCGATGTGAACATTGACCGGATAAACAAGCCGGAAAAAAACGTGGTTGACCGGGCCATTCACCGGCGCTGGGCCATCATCTGGCACCTTGTTTTAAGCCTTGCGGGCCTTGTGCTCACGGCTTGTGCGGTACGGCTGCATTATTGGTATTTGATTGTAGCAAACCTTGGCTGCGTGGCGCTGCTTTGGTTTTATTCGACTTCGTTTAAGCGGCAGTTGCTAGTGGGCAACCTGGTCATTTCACTCCTCACTGCATGGACCATCCTTGTTTTCTTTTTTGCTTTTTCAAATCCTTCCCACGCCTTTAATACGCCAGACCCGCTTTCGGTAAAATTTTTCCGGCTGGCTTTTCTGTACGCTGGATTTGCTTTTGTGATTTCGTTGGTTCGCGAAGCCATTAAAGACATGGAAGACCTGGAAGGCGATGCCCGTTACGGATGCAAGACGCTGCCTGTAGTGGCCGGCATTCGCACCACAAAAACTTATACGGCGGTTTGGCTGGTTGTGCTCGTTGCCACGCTGACGGTGCTCCAATTTTACGTGTTGCAATTTGGCTGGTGGCCATCGGTGGTGTATGCTTTCTTGCGGGTAATTCTTCCGCTCTTGCTTACGCTGAAAAAGTTACGTAGTGCAACCAGCAAAGAAGATTATGCGGCCTTAAGCAAGCAAACAAAAAACATTATGCTGTCGGGCATTTTATCCATGATTTTCTTCGCGATTTATTTTTAA
- a CDS encoding 2Fe-2S iron-sulfur cluster-binding protein yields MYTIIVSFTDKKSPLQLKRIAAGQTLLEVLLNDDVNIRHDCGGVCHCTTCHIYIEKGGNFLEEPSKRETDFLKKVAQRKPESRLACQCLLLAGKGEITVRLPDGE; encoded by the coding sequence ATGTACACCATCATCGTTTCTTTCACAGACAAAAAATCACCGCTGCAATTGAAACGCATAGCCGCCGGACAAACCTTGCTTGAAGTTTTGCTTAACGACGATGTCAACATACGCCACGATTGCGGCGGTGTTTGTCATTGCACGACGTGCCATATTTATATTGAGAAGGGCGGGAATTTTCTTGAAGAACCTTCGAAAAGAGAAACTGATTTTTTGAAAAAGGTTGCGCAACGAAAACCCGAATCAAGATTGGCTTGTCAATGTTTGCTGCTGGCAGGAAAGGGAGAAATTACCGTGCGCCTGCCGGATGGAGAATAG
- a CDS encoding tRNA-binding protein, producing MDYINWADFEKLDIRVGTILEANTFLQARKPAYQLTIDFGEEVGIKNSSAQITHHYTPENLKGQQVIAVVNFMPKNIAGFLSECLVLGIYDEKKEVVLLAPKSPVSNGLKIG from the coding sequence ATGGACTACATCAACTGGGCTGATTTTGAAAAGCTTGACATTCGCGTAGGAACCATCCTTGAAGCAAACACCTTTTTGCAGGCCCGCAAACCGGCTTATCAACTGACCATTGATTTTGGCGAAGAAGTTGGGATAAAAAACTCCTCGGCGCAAATCACCCACCATTACACACCGGAAAATTTAAAAGGACAGCAGGTCATTGCCGTTGTCAACTTTATGCCTAAAAACATTGCCGGTTTTTTAAGCGAATGCCTCGTGTTGGGCATTTACGATGAAAAGAAGGAAGTTGTTTTGTTGGCGCCAAAATCACCCGTTTCAAACGGTTTAAAAATTGGATGA
- a CDS encoding transglutaminase family protein produces the protein MEETNEISALFKLIDDPDSEVFGAVSTKLLDFGRTIIPNLEHLWETTPDERLQERIENIIHRLHYNDLSEDFRQWNLSGHHDMLVAALLVAKFQCPDLTTAASLVEIEKIRRNIWLELNAYLTPLEQVRIVTGILYSYYGLKGTEINYNEANEFFIHKVLESKRGNQLSDGIIYLILCELLDIPVKAINIPKQFVLAYFKPGYSLEGTTDYISKVEFYIDPSSGMVFTHKDIESYFKRISVPPVHSYFKPLSNKKVIQHLLEETARCFDNEKEFYKKEELMRLADLLD, from the coding sequence ATGGAAGAGACAAATGAAATATCGGCCCTTTTTAAACTCATTGACGACCCGGACAGCGAAGTGTTCGGCGCCGTATCGACCAAGCTTTTAGACTTTGGTCGCACCATTATTCCAAACCTTGAACACCTTTGGGAAACCACACCCGACGAACGCTTGCAAGAGCGCATCGAAAACATCATTCACCGCCTTCATTACAATGATTTATCCGAGGACTTTCGCCAATGGAATCTTTCGGGGCATCACGACATGCTGGTTGCCGCCCTGCTCGTGGCCAAGTTTCAATGCCCCGATTTAACGACAGCAGCATCACTCGTAGAGATTGAAAAAATTCGCCGCAATATTTGGCTTGAACTGAACGCTTACCTAACGCCGCTTGAACAAGTGCGCATTGTAACCGGCATTTTGTACAGTTATTATGGCCTCAAAGGAACCGAGATCAATTACAACGAGGCGAACGAATTTTTCATTCATAAAGTGTTGGAATCAAAACGCGGTAATCAATTAAGCGACGGCATTATTTACCTTATTCTTTGCGAACTGCTTGACATACCGGTAAAAGCCATCAACATTCCCAAACAGTTTGTGCTGGCGTATTTCAAGCCCGGCTACAGTTTGGAAGGCACCACAGATTACATCTCAAAAGTGGAGTTCTACATTGATCCTTCCAGCGGCATGGTGTTTACGCACAAGGACATTGAAAGTTATTTCAAACGCATTTCCGTGCCGCCGGTGCATTCTTATTTCAAACCACTTTCCAACAAAAAAGTGATTCAGCACTTGCTCGAAGAAACCGCTCGCTGTTTCGATAACGAAAAAGAATTTTACAAAAAGGAGGAATTGATGCGCCTTGCGGATTTGTTGGACTGA
- a CDS encoding SGNH/GDSL hydrolase family protein, protein MHHAYTYLALGDSYTIGEGLELQRSFPYQTVGLLRKAGFTFYAPEIIAKTGWTTDELEAAMNDYSFLPKYDFVSLLIGVNNQYRGRDIIEYKEQFEHLLKRGIALAGGKPEHVLVLSIPDYSVTPFGQRMDAEKIAKEIDAYNTLNKALSIQFKVQYVDVTDISRKAKDKATAVVADGLHPSEKTYSKWAKEMVALMKATVKK, encoded by the coding sequence ATGCACCACGCATACACTTATCTTGCTCTCGGTGATTCTTACACCATCGGCGAAGGCCTTGAACTGCAACGAAGTTTTCCGTATCAAACCGTAGGGCTTTTGCGCAAAGCTGGCTTTACGTTTTATGCGCCGGAAATCATTGCCAAAACCGGCTGGACAACCGACGAGTTGGAAGCGGCCATGAACGATTACAGCTTTCTGCCGAAGTACGATTTTGTTTCACTGCTCATTGGCGTAAACAACCAATACCGCGGCCGCGACATTATTGAATACAAAGAGCAGTTTGAACATCTTTTGAAACGCGGCATTGCACTGGCCGGTGGAAAGCCCGAACACGTTTTGGTTTTGTCTATCCCCGATTACAGCGTTACGCCTTTCGGCCAACGAATGGACGCTGAAAAAATCGCCAAAGAAATTGATGCTTACAACACGTTGAACAAAGCACTCTCCATTCAATTTAAAGTGCAGTATGTTGACGTTACCGACATCTCCCGCAAGGCGAAAGACAAGGCCACAGCCGTGGTTGCCGATGGCCTACACCCTTCCGAAAAAACATACAGCAAATGGGCAAAAGAAATGGTAGCGTTAATGAAGGCAACAGTGAAGAAATAA
- a CDS encoding peptide ligase PGM1-related protein: protein MDAPNHASALRLQHLFNRQYAAELDEERREFRRLQKNFEVQFERYFPDKMAPKTVIVVPSLTLDPDTLKKIEGINFYEERMLCMLMLLRMPHTNVIYVTSMPIDPIIVDYYLHLLPGITSYHARQRLTLLSCFDGSSKSLTKKILERPRLVKRIRASIPFDHVAHLACFNVTEAERSLAVALQVPVYGCDPDLVHLGNKSNGRKIFYACGIATPPGFEDLSTEEDIIMALLHLKVENPSLKKAVVKINEGFSGEGNAIFSYAGAPPASCLETWIKNELPKRLQVVAADANYLSFLGKFKTERGVVEAFIEGGIKCSPSVQCRVNPLGKIDIISTHDQMMGGEGSQVYLGASFPANAEYSAAIGEMGRRIAEELKNYGALGRFAIDFISVKEAGQWKHYAIEINLRKGGTTHPYLMLQFLTCGTYDAAKGMYFTGNGQPRYYLCSDNLQSDSYKGLTPHDMIEIAMCNELLYDGSSQEGVMFHLISALSQYGKLGIVSIGSSPERAAFFYKKTVDVLAKEGNSE, encoded by the coding sequence ATGGATGCACCAAACCATGCCTCTGCACTAAGACTGCAGCATCTATTCAACAGGCAGTACGCCGCTGAGTTGGATGAAGAAAGACGAGAATTTAGAAGGCTGCAAAAGAATTTTGAAGTACAATTCGAACGTTACTTCCCCGATAAGATGGCGCCTAAAACCGTCATCGTTGTCCCAAGCCTTACGCTTGATCCCGATACCCTCAAAAAAATCGAGGGCATCAACTTTTACGAAGAGCGGATGCTGTGCATGCTCATGCTGCTGCGCATGCCGCACACCAATGTCATTTATGTTACCAGCATGCCCATTGACCCAATAATTGTTGATTATTACCTGCACCTGCTGCCCGGCATCACAAGTTACCACGCACGTCAACGACTTACTTTATTAAGCTGTTTTGATGGTTCGTCAAAGTCATTAACAAAGAAAATCCTTGAAAGGCCACGTTTGGTAAAGCGCATTCGGGCCAGCATTCCCTTTGATCACGTGGCACACCTTGCGTGTTTTAACGTTACCGAAGCCGAACGTTCGCTGGCGGTGGCACTGCAGGTGCCGGTGTATGGTTGCGACCCCGACCTGGTGCACCTGGGCAACAAGAGCAACGGCCGAAAAATATTTTACGCTTGCGGCATTGCCACACCACCGGGGTTTGAAGACCTTTCAACAGAAGAAGACATTATCATGGCTTTGCTTCACCTGAAAGTCGAAAACCCGTCGCTAAAAAAAGCCGTCGTTAAAATCAACGAAGGCTTTTCCGGTGAAGGAAATGCAATCTTTTCTTATGCAGGCGCGCCGCCTGCTTCATGCCTGGAAACATGGATTAAAAATGAATTGCCGAAGCGTTTGCAAGTGGTGGCAGCCGACGCAAACTATCTTAGTTTTCTCGGGAAATTTAAAACCGAACGGGGTGTTGTGGAAGCCTTTATCGAAGGAGGTATCAAATGCTCTCCCTCAGTGCAATGCCGTGTCAATCCCCTGGGAAAGATCGATATCATTTCCACTCACGATCAAATGATGGGCGGCGAAGGCAGCCAGGTTTATTTAGGAGCCTCTTTTCCGGCTAACGCCGAGTACTCCGCAGCAATTGGTGAAATGGGTAGACGGATAGCGGAAGAGTTAAAGAACTACGGTGCGTTAGGTCGTTTTGCAATTGATTTCATCAGTGTGAAAGAAGCGGGACAATGGAAGCATTACGCCATCGAAATTAACTTGCGCAAAGGCGGCACAACCCATCCCTACCTGATGTTACAGTTTTTAACGTGCGGAACGTACGACGCTGCGAAAGGAATGTATTTTACCGGCAACGGGCAACCCCGTTATTACCTCTGCTCCGATAATCTGCAAAGCGATAGCTATAAAGGATTAACACCGCACGACATGATTGAGATTGCCATGTGCAACGAACTTTTATACGACGGCAGTTCGCAGGAAGGCGTAATGTTTCATTTGATCAGCGCTTTATCGCAATACGGAAAACTGGGGATTGTAAGCATTGGTTCTTCTCCTGAGAGGGCAGCATTTTTTTATAAAAAGACTGTGGATGTGTTGGCCAAAGAGGGAAACAGCGAATGA
- the topA gene encoding type I DNA topoisomerase, with product MPKNLLIVESPAKAKTIEKILGPDFEVKSCFGHIRDLEKDDMGIDIKNNYKPRYIVPDEKQKVVSELKSIAKRSKEVWLATDEDREGEAISWHLCEVLGLDPYKTKRIVFHEITKPAIQRAVQQPRTVDMNLVNAQQARRVLDRIVGFELSPVLWRKVSVKNNLSAGRVQSVAVRLIAEREREINAFTAQSSYRVEAIFTAPDAASRQVSFKAEGTRFSRAEDAEKFLNECIGANYKVKDVQVKPTRRTPSAPFTTSTLQQEASRKLGYSVSRTMQLAQKLYESGKITYMRTDSVNLSQTAMDDIQGAITKSYGDKYSKPRQYKTKSSSAQEAHEAIRPTYMAATSIDDAETRRLYELIWKRTMASQMADAELEKTIAKIEVSTNKAELTASGEVLKFEGFLKVYREDVDDEEAGDGDPSASSGQDAILPPLRPGQILSFKEMKAIERFSRPLPRYTEASLVKKLEELGIGRPSTYAPTISTIQKRGYVERRDKEGMQRNYNVFTLSDDKISKKVETENTGAEKAKLFPTDLGLVVTDFLKLHFDDIMDYQFTARIEGEFDEVANGKMRWNEMIDDFYNPFKKDVENTIETAQRISGEREVGTDPQSGKPLIARMGRYGPMVQIGTSDDEDKPRYAKLKANQSIETISLDEALALFQLPKTLGEFEGQEVSIGVGRFGPYVKWGDSFVSIPKGEEPLEIELERAVELINQKQVADAPIGQFQGQPVTKGKGRFGPFIKYGDLYINVPRAYNFDNLSQSDINELVEKKLDKEANRYIQQWPAEKISIENGRWGAFIRFGKKMLKLGRKEGGEKFAPEELSTISLDEVKKMIEQQVPGAFAKKAAAKKAPAKKAATKKTAAKKAKK from the coding sequence ATGCCGAAGAATTTGCTGATAGTTGAGTCGCCTGCCAAAGCAAAGACCATTGAAAAAATACTGGGTCCTGATTTCGAGGTGAAGAGTTGCTTTGGGCACATCCGCGATCTGGAAAAAGACGACATGGGCATTGACATAAAAAACAATTACAAGCCCCGCTACATCGTGCCCGATGAAAAGCAAAAAGTGGTGAGTGAATTGAAGAGCATTGCCAAAAGGAGTAAGGAAGTATGGCTGGCAACGGACGAGGACCGCGAGGGAGAAGCCATCAGTTGGCACCTCTGCGAGGTGCTTGGCCTTGATCCCTACAAAACCAAGCGCATCGTTTTTCACGAGATCACAAAACCCGCCATTCAACGTGCTGTGCAGCAGCCGCGAACGGTTGATATGAATCTTGTAAACGCACAGCAAGCCCGCAGAGTTTTGGATAGAATTGTAGGCTTTGAGTTAAGTCCTGTACTTTGGCGAAAAGTAAGTGTAAAAAATAACCTGAGTGCCGGCCGCGTACAAAGCGTGGCAGTTCGTTTAATAGCCGAACGCGAAAGAGAGATCAATGCCTTCACCGCACAAAGTTCTTACCGCGTGGAAGCCATTTTTACGGCACCCGACGCGGCAAGCAGGCAGGTAAGTTTTAAGGCCGAGGGTACACGCTTTTCAAGAGCCGAAGACGCGGAAAAATTTTTGAACGAGTGCATCGGCGCCAACTATAAAGTAAAAGACGTTCAAGTTAAACCAACACGCCGCACGCCTTCTGCCCCATTTACTACTTCCACGCTGCAACAGGAAGCAAGCCGCAAACTTGGCTACAGCGTTAGCCGCACAATGCAGCTTGCGCAGAAGTTGTACGAAAGCGGTAAGATCACTTACATGCGTACCGATAGTGTGAACCTGAGCCAAACGGCGATGGACGATATTCAGGGCGCTATCACAAAGTCATACGGCGATAAATACTCCAAGCCGCGGCAATACAAAACCAAAAGCAGTTCGGCGCAAGAGGCGCACGAAGCCATTCGCCCAACTTACATGGCGGCCACCTCAATTGACGATGCCGAAACAAGGCGTTTGTACGAACTGATTTGGAAACGTACCATGGCCTCGCAAATGGCCGATGCGGAATTAGAAAAAACCATTGCCAAGATTGAAGTATCAACAAACAAAGCCGAATTAACAGCTTCAGGCGAAGTGCTGAAGTTCGAAGGCTTTTTAAAAGTTTACCGCGAAGATGTGGACGATGAAGAAGCAGGTGATGGCGATCCTTCGGCAAGTTCAGGACAAGATGCTATTCTGCCTCCATTGCGCCCCGGTCAAATTCTCTCATTTAAAGAAATGAAAGCCATCGAACGGTTTAGCCGCCCGTTGCCGCGCTACACGGAAGCATCGTTGGTGAAGAAATTGGAAGAGTTGGGCATTGGTCGCCCGTCAACTTATGCGCCAACCATTTCCACTATTCAAAAAAGAGGCTACGTTGAGCGCAGAGACAAAGAAGGCATGCAACGGAATTACAACGTGTTTACGCTAAGCGACGATAAAATCTCTAAAAAAGTTGAAACTGAAAATACGGGTGCAGAGAAAGCAAAACTTTTTCCAACCGACTTGGGATTGGTGGTTACCGATTTTTTGAAGTTGCATTTCGACGACATCATGGACTATCAATTCACAGCACGAATTGAAGGCGAGTTTGACGAAGTTGCAAACGGCAAAATGCGCTGGAACGAAATGATTGACGACTTCTACAACCCTTTTAAAAAGGACGTTGAGAACACTATCGAAACGGCACAACGCATCAGCGGCGAACGCGAAGTGGGCACAGACCCGCAAAGCGGCAAACCGTTGATTGCCCGCATGGGCCGGTACGGTCCGATGGTGCAAATTGGAACATCCGACGATGAAGACAAACCGCGGTACGCTAAGCTGAAGGCGAACCAAAGCATCGAAACTATTTCGCTTGACGAAGCGCTGGCTTTGTTTCAATTACCAAAAACATTGGGTGAATTTGAAGGACAGGAAGTTTCGATTGGCGTGGGACGTTTCGGACCCTATGTGAAATGGGGCGATAGTTTTGTTTCAATCCCGAAAGGAGAAGAGCCGCTGGAAATTGAATTGGAACGTGCCGTAGAATTAATCAACCAAAAACAGGTGGCCGATGCGCCCATTGGTCAGTTCCAGGGACAACCGGTAACGAAAGGTAAAGGGCGTTTTGGACCCTTTATCAAGTACGGCGATTTGTACATCAACGTGCCGCGAGCTTATAACTTCGACAACCTCTCGCAAAGCGACATCAACGAACTCGTTGAAAAGAAACTTGACAAAGAAGCCAACCGTTACATTCAACAATGGCCGGCTGAAAAAATCAGCATCGAAAACGGTCGTTGGGGAGCGTTCATTCGATTCGGCAAAAAAATGTTGAAACTGGGTAGAAAAGAAGGCGGCGAAAAATTTGCACCCGAGGAACTCTCCACAATATCTTTAGACGAAGTAAAAAAAATGATTGAGCAACAGGTGCCCGGCGCCTTTGCTAAAAAAGCCGCCGCCAAAAAAGCACCGGCAAAGAAAGCAGCTACAAAAAAGACCGCAGCAAAAAAGGCCAAAAAATAA
- a CDS encoding Rossmann-like and DUF2520 domain-containing protein, producing MNIVIIGTGNTATVLGKKLKKAGHHILQVFGRNSKEASALAYELGTGSTNYWNVVNRNADLYILAVSDIAVEEVFQELQLPDKTIVHTAASVSKEVLKGGAEHYGVLYPLQSLKKDSDYLPEIPVIIDASDKQTLAMLDVLAHSISDRVIEAGDETRVKLHLAAVMVNNFTNHLYALVEKYCKDEGLDFYLLLPLIKETAARLDTVSPAKSQTGPALRGDEATIEKHLLLLKKYPQLEKIYALLSESIQQSK from the coding sequence ATGAACATCGTTATCATCGGCACGGGCAACACCGCAACGGTTCTCGGGAAAAAATTAAAAAAAGCAGGCCATCATATTCTCCAGGTCTTTGGCCGCAACAGCAAAGAAGCAAGTGCATTGGCTTACGAATTGGGCACCGGGTCAACCAACTATTGGAACGTCGTGAACCGTAACGCAGACTTGTACATTCTCGCGGTTTCAGACATCGCGGTGGAAGAGGTTTTTCAAGAGTTGCAACTTCCCGACAAAACAATCGTGCATACGGCGGCATCGGTTTCAAAAGAAGTGCTGAAAGGCGGCGCGGAGCATTACGGCGTTTTGTATCCTTTGCAAAGCTTGAAGAAAGACAGTGATTACCTGCCGGAGATACCGGTTATCATTGACGCATCGGACAAGCAAACGCTTGCGATGCTGGATGTGCTGGCACACAGCATTTCCGACAGAGTGATAGAAGCAGGAGATGAGACACGGGTAAAGCTTCACCTGGCGGCAGTGATGGTGAATAATTTTACCAACCACCTGTATGCACTGGTGGAAAAATACTGCAAAGACGAAGGCCTTGATTTTTATTTGTTGCTGCCGCTGATAAAAGAAACGGCGGCGCGGTTGGATACGGTTTCACCGGCGAAATCGCAAACGGGCCCGGCGCTCCGCGGCGACGAAGCAACCATTGAAAAACATCTGTTGCTTCTGAAAAAATACCCACAGTTAGAAAAAATTTACGCACTGTTGTCGGAAAGCATTCAGCAATCAAAGTGA
- a CDS encoding DUF4294 domain-containing protein, whose amino-acid sequence MRCCVFLFCFLFSFAVARAQETPSQQNKWGPNDTIVVPAIIVDGVSYPYSELPEVTVSKLPYNQMLKQMQAYNRLRNAVFVTYPYARQAGVVINDVNAHLLIVSDNSERKKYIKSREKELKKQFSDPLSNLSVYQGRVLMKLINRQTGNNCYDLIKEYRGGLQARLYQTVAFFFGSSLKQPYDWQNDITDRQIEAIVREIDGVWYMNPNRPEMRPAATN is encoded by the coding sequence ATGCGCTGCTGTGTATTTCTTTTCTGCTTTCTTTTTTCTTTTGCGGTTGCCCGTGCGCAGGAAACACCGTCTCAACAAAATAAATGGGGGCCGAATGATACCATCGTCGTTCCGGCCATTATTGTTGATGGTGTGAGTTATCCTTACAGCGAATTGCCCGAAGTCACCGTTTCTAAGTTGCCCTACAACCAGATGCTGAAACAAATGCAGGCCTACAACCGTTTGCGCAACGCCGTGTTTGTGACTTATCCTTATGCGCGGCAAGCGGGAGTCGTTATTAATGATGTAAATGCCCATCTCCTTATTGTTTCGGATAATAGCGAGAGGAAAAAATACATCAAGTCGCGGGAGAAGGAGTTGAAGAAACAATTCAGCGACCCGCTTTCCAACCTTTCTGTTTACCAGGGGCGGGTTTTGATGAAGCTAATCAACCGGCAGACAGGCAACAATTGCTACGACCTTATTAAAGAATACCGGGGCGGCTTACAGGCAAGGTTGTACCAAACCGTTGCTTTCTTTTTTGGTTCCAGTCTCAAGCAACCTTACGATTGGCAAAACGATATCACCGACCGGCAGATTGAAGCCATTGTGCGGGAGATTGATGGCGTTTGGTACATGAACCCAAACCGGCCGGAGATGAGACCTGCGGCTACAAATTGA
- a CDS encoding KdsC family phosphatase encodes MRCEKPPHICAMNVLEYFKPIKAFMFDVDGVLTDGSVILLENGLQARTMNVKDGLALQMALKAGYRVIIVSGGSSEPVRGRLRYLGLEDVHLGLKDKLKFLEQLKEQYSLDWNEILYMGDDLPDLAVLEKVGLSCCPADAVAEVKSIVKYISPVEGGKGAVRDVIEKVLKVNHHWRYVPEITSR; translated from the coding sequence ATGCGTTGTGAAAAACCGCCGCATATTTGCGCCATGAACGTGTTGGAATATTTCAAACCCATCAAGGCTTTTATGTTTGACGTGGACGGCGTGCTGACCGATGGCTCTGTGATATTGCTTGAAAACGGCCTGCAGGCAAGAACCATGAACGTTAAAGACGGCCTGGCGCTGCAAATGGCGCTGAAGGCCGGTTACCGCGTCATCATTGTTTCAGGCGGTTCGTCGGAACCGGTTAGGGGACGGCTTCGGTATTTGGGATTGGAAGACGTTCACCTCGGGTTAAAAGACAAGCTGAAATTTTTAGAACAGTTGAAAGAACAATACAGCCTGGACTGGAACGAAATTTTGTACATGGGCGATGACCTGCCCGATCTTGCGGTATTGGAAAAAGTTGGCCTTTCCTGTTGCCCTGCCGACGCTGTGGCAGAAGTGAAAAGCATTGTCAAATACATTTCGCCGGTGGAAGGAGGAAAGGGTGCGGTGCGGGACGTGATTGAAAAAGTTTTAAAAGTTAACCATCACTGGCGGTATGTGCCAGAAATTACCTCGCGTTAA
- a CDS encoding methylated-DNA--[protein]-cysteine S-methyltransferase codes for MKTFTAYYPSPLGGLKLICSDEHLQALLFVNEETTLQSDEHPLLDLCAKQLDGYFSGQRRTFDLPLLQSGTGFQQKVWQLLLQIPFGKTVSYNDLSKQYGDVKAIRAVASANGKNNLAIIVPCHRVIGSNQSLTGYAGGLWRKKWLLEHEAKHYAGVRTLF; via the coding sequence ATGAAAACCTTTACCGCTTACTACCCTTCGCCATTGGGTGGCTTAAAACTGATTTGTTCGGATGAACATTTGCAAGCCCTGCTTTTCGTGAACGAAGAAACGACGCTGCAAAGCGATGAACATCCTTTACTCGATTTGTGCGCAAAACAATTGGATGGATACTTCTCTGGCCAGCGCAGAACCTTTGACCTTCCGTTGCTACAAAGCGGCACCGGTTTTCAGCAAAAGGTTTGGCAACTTCTTTTACAAATTCCTTTCGGCAAAACGGTCAGCTATAATGATCTCTCCAAACAATACGGCGATGTAAAAGCCATTCGTGCGGTAGCTTCTGCCAACGGCAAAAACAATCTGGCCATTATTGTTCCTTGTCACCGCGTGATTGGTTCCAATCAAAGCCTAACGGGTTATGCTGGCGGCTTGTGGCGAAAGAAATGGCTGTTGGAACACGAAGCAAAACACTACGCTGGCGTACGCACATTGTTTTGA
- a CDS encoding alpha/beta hydrolase yields the protein MELTKRLALHYIQTRFKLLSRLSKKKAAEEAFRLFTTPQSRVKKELPPVFKKAEKLSFNFNGVTIQGFRFNHPSEKKLLILHGFESSVLNFDAYIQPLLKKGYEILAFDAPGHGLSGGRQINAVDYKNLILHVVKTYGPVTAFLTHSFGGLALGLALEELPHNESWKAVFIAPATESTTAMKHFVRIVKLDANTQKEFENLVVEANGKPLSWYSVARAAASIKAQVLFLQDKNDYITPLADVQPIVDKGYPNFRFVISEGLGHSKIYRDKQTVQTIVDFL from the coding sequence ATGGAGTTAACCAAACGATTGGCCTTGCACTACATTCAAACACGATTCAAATTGTTAAGCCGTTTGTCAAAAAAGAAAGCCGCAGAAGAAGCCTTCCGGCTTTTTACCACGCCGCAATCGAGGGTGAAGAAAGAATTGCCGCCCGTCTTTAAAAAAGCAGAAAAGCTTTCCTTCAATTTTAACGGCGTAACCATTCAAGGCTTTCGCTTCAATCATCCATCGGAAAAAAAATTACTCATCCTTCATGGCTTCGAATCGAGTGTGCTCAATTTCGATGCGTACATTCAACCGCTCCTGAAAAAAGGCTATGAAATTTTAGCTTTTGATGCGCCGGGGCACGGTCTCAGCGGTGGACGGCAAATAAACGCCGTTGACTACAAAAACCTAATCCTTCACGTTGTAAAAACGTACGGTCCGGTTACGGCTTTTCTGACGCATTCTTTCGGCGGTCTTGCCTTGGGCCTGGCCTTGGAAGAACTGCCGCATAACGAAAGCTGGAAAGCTGTGTTTATTGCACCGGCCACCGAGTCCACAACGGCAATGAAACATTTCGTGCGCATTGTAAAACTGGATGCCAACACGCAAAAAGAATTTGAGAACCTGGTTGTAGAAGCCAACGGGAAACCGCTTTCGTGGTATTCAGTGGCCCGCGCTGCAGCGTCCATTAAAGCCCAGGTTTTGTTTTTGCAGGACAAAAACGATTACATCACGCCGCTTGCCGATGTGCAACCCATTGTTGACAAAGGCTATCCCAATTTTCGCTTTGTTATTTCGGAGGGCTTGGGCCACAGCAAAATTTACCGCGACAAACAAACGGTTCAGACGATTGTTGATTTTTTATGA